One genomic window of Arthrobacter caoxuetaonis includes the following:
- a CDS encoding CPBP family intramembrane glutamic endopeptidase, whose protein sequence is MSITLPTFPGRQVHAYPFHRMARSVPDYRWWRPLLTVLTAAGLFCGLTLLAVVVMLVVGAFVPAVSVSVDRALSEDADLRDPGQLAFLLGTICLLWPAAALGVRWGGRRPAGTLLSTAGRLRWRLFPKPLALAAALFLVTSAVSLLLPGNEGPTGGASAGNGGGGDVWLLLLVVLAVVPIQAAAEEYAFRGLLMQVIGSWLRHPAFAILMPVPLFVLGHDYGIVGQIDVAAFAVAAGWITWRTGGLEAAIVLHVVNNVGVLGLGAVGLADPNATDLPLAALPFSLAFLLAYSLLVVRWFPAAELPPSGTAGRR, encoded by the coding sequence ATGTCTATCACTCTGCCTACCTTCCCCGGCCGCCAGGTGCACGCCTACCCGTTCCACCGCATGGCCCGTTCTGTGCCGGACTACCGCTGGTGGCGTCCGCTGCTCACCGTGCTAACCGCGGCCGGCCTCTTCTGTGGCCTGACCCTGCTTGCTGTCGTAGTGATGCTGGTTGTGGGCGCTTTTGTACCTGCAGTGTCCGTGAGCGTTGACCGGGCACTGTCAGAAGATGCCGACCTGCGGGACCCTGGGCAACTGGCTTTCCTGCTGGGCACGATTTGCCTGCTCTGGCCGGCCGCGGCGCTGGGTGTCCGCTGGGGCGGCAGGCGTCCCGCTGGAACACTCTTATCAACTGCGGGCCGGCTGCGATGGAGGCTCTTCCCTAAACCCCTGGCGCTGGCCGCGGCACTGTTCCTGGTGACCAGCGCCGTCAGCCTGCTGCTGCCGGGCAACGAGGGACCCACAGGCGGAGCCTCCGCCGGGAACGGCGGGGGCGGGGATGTCTGGCTGTTGCTGCTGGTTGTGCTGGCGGTTGTGCCGATCCAGGCTGCCGCAGAGGAATACGCCTTCCGGGGGCTGCTGATGCAGGTTATTGGGTCCTGGCTGCGGCATCCGGCGTTTGCGATCCTGATGCCTGTTCCACTGTTCGTCCTGGGCCATGACTACGGCATCGTGGGACAGATCGATGTAGCTGCCTTCGCGGTGGCCGCCGGCTGGATCACGTGGCGCACAGGAGGGCTCGAGGCTGCGATCGTTCTGCACGTGGTCAACAATGTGGGCGTCCTGGGCCTCGGCGCGGTGGGCCTGGCAGACCCGAATGCAACCGACCTGCCGCTTGCCGCCCTGCCCTTTTCCCTTGCCTTCCTGCTGGCATATTCGCTGCTGGTGGTTCGGTGGTTTCCGGCAGCAGAGCTTCCTCCGTCCGGGACCGCAGGGCGCAGGTAG
- a CDS encoding sensor histidine kinase has product MPQRLEHPSALKTAGLTFGAAVTGLLVFLVVQGSMLPPDGADPAPFIGLMFLDFMLGVAAFGLLPLALRRFPVGAGLGIIALSSLSTLAFVPACMALIGIAALRRPRALAAAVLVYAAAVAVDLTVRPVEDMAWWALSLTALAMLLVLVLIGLNRGARRALIASLRHEADSARREQDALAAQARLAERTRIAREMHDTLSHRLSLIAMHAGALEYRADLDRETIRSTAAVLRETAHTAAGELRTVLSVLREEAAETSPQPTVHSIPALVETARAAGSDVTLHMDPPLRGDEAASLPDATSRHLYRVVQEGLTNAQKHAPGLPVTVSLTGGPGRGITVSASNPVSGQGTAAPGGLGLVGLAERARLADGTFESGLRHGMYTTTVKVPW; this is encoded by the coding sequence ATGCCACAACGACTCGAACACCCCAGCGCCCTGAAAACTGCTGGCCTGACCTTCGGCGCCGCCGTAACGGGTCTCCTGGTTTTCCTGGTTGTTCAGGGCAGCATGCTTCCGCCCGACGGCGCCGATCCCGCCCCCTTCATCGGCCTGATGTTCCTGGACTTTATGCTGGGTGTCGCCGCCTTTGGCCTCCTCCCCCTGGCCCTCCGCCGGTTCCCCGTAGGTGCCGGGCTGGGGATCATCGCCCTGTCCTCCCTGTCAACGCTGGCCTTCGTTCCTGCCTGCATGGCCCTCATCGGAATTGCCGCGCTGCGCCGCCCCCGAGCCCTGGCGGCAGCGGTGCTGGTTTATGCCGCTGCCGTCGCGGTGGACCTGACAGTCCGCCCTGTGGAAGACATGGCCTGGTGGGCCTTGTCGCTGACCGCGCTGGCCATGCTCCTCGTCCTTGTCCTGATCGGCCTGAACCGCGGCGCACGCCGGGCGCTGATAGCCTCACTCAGGCACGAAGCGGACAGCGCGCGCCGCGAGCAGGATGCCCTCGCCGCCCAGGCACGGCTGGCTGAGCGCACCCGCATCGCCCGGGAAATGCATGACACCCTGTCCCACCGGCTCAGCCTCATTGCCATGCATGCGGGAGCCCTGGAGTACCGCGCGGACCTTGACCGGGAGACCATCCGTTCCACTGCCGCCGTGCTGCGCGAAACTGCTCACACGGCTGCCGGGGAGTTGCGCACGGTCTTGTCCGTGCTGCGGGAGGAAGCCGCGGAAACCTCGCCGCAGCCCACCGTCCATTCCATTCCCGCCCTGGTTGAAACGGCCCGCGCAGCCGGCAGCGACGTCACGCTTCACATGGATCCGCCGCTGCGGGGAGACGAGGCAGCTTCTCTGCCGGACGCCACGTCGCGCCACCTCTACCGCGTGGTGCAGGAAGGACTCACCAACGCGCAGAAACACGCTCCCGGCCTGCCGGTCACGGTATCGCTGACCGGTGGCCCCGGGCGGGGAATCACTGTATCCGCGAGCAACCCGGTGTCCGGGCAGGGCACCGCTGCGCCGGGTGGACTGGGACTGGTTGGCCTTGCCGAACGTGCCCGGCTCGCGGACGGCACTTTTGAATCCGGCCTCCGCCACGGCATGTACACCACCACCGTGAAGGTTCCGTGGTGA